A segment of the Chryseobacterium scophthalmum genome:
AACCTCAGAAAAGATTTAAGTTCAGATGTAGAATATTTTTCCACAAGAAACAATGAACTCAAAAAACTGACGCAAATATCAGTAATTCCTCAACCTCAAGTATTTGAAAATAATTTTCCAAGCTCACTTCCAGCAACCTACACTTCAACAGTTTATGCTGAAAAGCTTACTAAAAAAGGGAGAATTTACCGCTGGCTTTGGGGAGATCATTACAGAAAATATTATGCTCTTCCTATTGAAGCAAAAACGAAAGATCTTTCTGATATGAATCCCGGTTATTCTCCTTTCAGAGAAGGTGGCGGAAACCAGTCGAACAGTCTTCGTCTGAAAACCAATGATGGACAGGAGTTTGTAATGCGTGGAATTAAAAAAAGTGCGGTTCGTTTTCTCAACGCTCAGGCTTTTAAGAAAAATGATTTCGGAAATGAATTAAACAACACTTTCCCTGAAAGATTCTTACTCGATTTTTACACAACCAATCATCCTTTTACCGGATTTGCGGTTAATAATATGATCGATAAACTTGGGATTTTTCACAGTAATCCTGAGTTATTTTATATCCCGAAACAAAAATCTTTGGGTCGCTACAACAAAAATTATGGGGATGAATTATACATGATTGAAGAGCGTTTTTCTTCTGATCCTAAAACCTTACAGTCGCTTGATAATGCTACTGATATTCTTTCAACATCAGATGTTCTGAAAAATATGCGAAAAGACAGCAAATATTCGGTTGACCAGGATCTATATATCAGAGCAAGGATTTTTGATATGCTGATCGGCGATTGGGACAGACATGAAGATCAGTGGAAATGGGCAGAATATAAAACAGGAAATAAGGTGATTTACAAACCTATTCCAAGAGACAGAGATCAGGCTTTCAGTACCTATGATGGCGCAGCATTTACCTTTATTATGAACATCCCGATGATTCGTCACATGAAATCTTTTAAGGATGAAATAAAAAATGTACGTTGGGTCAATATGGAACCTTATCCGTTAGATTTAATTTTCCTGAAAGGTTCTAACGAACAGAACTGGAGCGAGCAGGCAAAATATATTCAGACACATCTTACTGATGCAGATATTGATGTTGCTTTTAAAAACCTTCCGAAAGAAGTTCAGGATGAAACAATTGCCGATATTCAGAGAAAATTAAAACTCAGAAAAGAAAAAATTGAGGCTAATGCTGTAGAATATTATCACATTCTTCAGGAAAAAGTTCCGTTGGTAGGAACTTTAGACAAAGACAAATTTGTGATCGTTAAAAATGAAAACTCAATTGATGTAAAACAATTTAAAATTAATAAAGATAAAACCGAAGAGCTGGTTTTTGAAAAATCTTACGACGGAAAAAAGACCAAAGAGCTTTGGATCTACGGATTGGATGATGATGATATTTATGAAGTTTCAGGCGACGGAAAATCTAAAACAAACATCAGACTGATTGGTGGTTATAATCACGATGTTTATAATGTTTCCAATGGAAGAAACGTAAAAATTTATGATTTTAAATCTCAAAAAAATACGTACGAAACCAAAGGAGCTGCAAAACACATCAGTGATGATTACGACATCAACACCTACAATTGGAAGCATCCTAAATTCAATTTCTTTGCGGGTTATCCGATGGCCAATTACAATCCCGATGACGGTGTAATTTTGGGAATTGTAGCCAATTATACGGTCAATAATTTTATTCGTGATCGTTTTACTCAGAAACACAGTATAAGTGCCAATTATTATACTTTAACAGGCGGATTTAATGTGGGCTACAAAGGAACCTTCAAAAAAGCGATTGCAGGATGGGATGCCGGAATTGATGCAACCTACACTACTCCATTTTTTGCAAGAACATTTTTTGGCTTGGGTAATGAAACGGTATATGAAAAAGATGAAGTGAGTAAAGACTTTAACAGAGTACGAATTTCTCAGTTTAAATTTGCTCCATCAATCTCAAAAACAAGCTGGCTGAATCTGAAGCATCAGTTCCAGTTGAATTTTGAGCATTCTAAAGTACAGTTGAATGAAGATCGTTTTGTTGCTGCTTCGCCAGAAGTGAATCCTGAAGTTTTTAACGGACAACAATTTGCAGGAGCTAATTATACTTTCAGTTTTAAAAATTTTGATAATAACGCCTTCCCTACTTTAGGTTTGGAAATGATTTTAAATGCAGGCTGGAAAGCCAATCTTTCAGAATTTAACCAAAACTTTGCCTCTTTTAAAGGAACTTTAAACCTGTTCCGCAGAATCGATAAACAAGGAAAATTTGTTTTTGCCAACTCTTCCAATGCCATGATTATCAACAACAATAATTTTGAGTTTTATCAGGCTGCAGCCATCGGTGGAAACAATGCAATGCGTGCTTACAGAAACGAAAGATTTGCCGGGAAATCATATTTTGTCAACAACTCTGAAATCCGTTGGGATTTTGGTCGTGTGAAAAATAATATCGTTCCTGTCAATATGGGAATTTTAGTTGGCTATGATGTGGGAAGAGTGTGGATTGATAATGAACAATCAGACAAATGGCATCAAGGTGTTGGTGGAGGATTTTGGATGAATATTCTCGAAACTTTTTCTGCAAGAATCGATTACTTTACCGGTGAAGATGGCGGAAGA
Coding sequences within it:
- a CDS encoding metallophosphoesterase, which gives rise to MNLSFKSYLKKISPAGKTFLLSGLLLSCATYNVKKGKNLHEVSKSELKTDNDFQIFLVGDAGNSEEIQAQQTLSFFKNKIDSANSNSMLIFLGDNIYPLGMPKESDKDYPLAKEKMENQLAITKNFKGKTLVIPGNHDWYHGLDGLKAQEDFVKTYLNDKKSFLPKNSCPIDDINLTKDIKLIIIDSEWALINWDKYPGINKGCDIKTRDDFYTEFKDLITKNQDKRIIVALHHPVISSGVHAGFNSAKSHLSAFNGKVPIPGVATVLTTLRSSSGASMEDINNRHYADFANRLKSIVQDKENVIFVSGHDHNLQYHADNNIRQIISGAGSKTDPATIVNKTDFSYGGSGFAVLNLRKDLSSDVEYFSTRNNELKKLTQISVIPQPQVFENNFPSSLPATYTSTVYAEKLTKKGRIYRWLWGDHYRKYYALPIEAKTKDLSDMNPGYSPFREGGGNQSNSLRLKTNDGQEFVMRGIKKSAVRFLNAQAFKKNDFGNELNNTFPERFLLDFYTTNHPFTGFAVNNMIDKLGIFHSNPELFYIPKQKSLGRYNKNYGDELYMIEERFSSDPKTLQSLDNATDILSTSDVLKNMRKDSKYSVDQDLYIRARIFDMLIGDWDRHEDQWKWAEYKTGNKVIYKPIPRDRDQAFSTYDGAAFTFIMNIPMIRHMKSFKDEIKNVRWVNMEPYPLDLIFLKGSNEQNWSEQAKYIQTHLTDADIDVAFKNLPKEVQDETIADIQRKLKLRKEKIEANAVEYYHILQEKVPLVGTLDKDKFVIVKNENSIDVKQFKINKDKTEELVFEKSYDGKKTKELWIYGLDDDDIYEVSGDGKSKTNIRLIGGYNHDVYNVSNGRNVKIYDFKSQKNTYETKGAAKHISDDYDINTYNWKHPKFNFFAGYPMANYNPDDGVILGIVANYTVNNFIRDRFTQKHSISANYYTLTGGFNVGYKGTFKKAIAGWDAGIDATYTTPFFARTFFGLGNETVYEKDEVSKDFNRVRISQFKFAPSISKTSWLNLKHQFQLNFEHSKVQLNEDRFVAASPEVNPEVFNGQQFAGANYTFSFKNFDNNAFPTLGLEMILNAGWKANLSEFNQNFASFKGTLNLFRRIDKQGKFVFANSSNAMIINNNNFEFYQAAAIGGNNAMRAYRNERFAGKSYFVNNSEIRWDFGRVKNNIVPVNMGILVGYDVGRVWIDNEQSDKWHQGVGGGFWMNILETFSARIDYFTGEDGGRISGGVGLSF